In Saprospiraceae bacterium, the sequence TATGTGTGCAAAATTGGTTGGTAATACCCTGACCAACCAAAAAGATATCTATGTAGCCGAACCCTGGAAAACGACCCGGATCCACTACGGTAGCCGCATAGCATTTGATAAAGATGGTTACCTGTTTTTATCTTCCAGTGACCGGTTTCAGCATATGGATACCTTACCACAAAAACTGGACAATGATCTGGGCAAAGTCCATCGCATGAATGATGATGGGTCTGCACCTAAAGACAATCCTTTCGTCAATACTCCTGGCGCCAGGGCTACAATTTGGTCCTATGGACATCGAAATATTCAGGGACTTTTCTATGACGCAGCGACTGGGATCCTTTGGGCCAATGAACATGGTCCTCGGGGTGGAGACGAACTCAATATTATCCAAAAAGGCAAAAATTACGGCTGGCCGGTGATCAGCTATGGCATTAATTATGATGGCAAAATCATGACACCTTATACCTCCAAAGAAGGCATGGAGCAGCCTTTGATTAAATGGGTGCCTTCTATCGCTCCAAGCGGTATGACTATCGTCACAGGAGATAAGTATCCTGCCTGGAAAGGCGATATACTTCTGGGATCTCTCAGGTTTAAATACCTCGACCGGGTACACCTGACGGGCGATGTGCCAGGTGATCAGGAGCCTTTATTAAAAAATGTAGGCAGATTGAGGTTTGTCAAAATGGGGCCAGATGGTTATATATATGTTGGTGTAGAGGACCCCGGTTTTATTTTCAGATTAGTCCCTTCAGAACCGCTGGCCCAGTAATCGTCTTATTAACTTTATCGTATAAAAATCATGAAAAAAGCAACCTTCATTTTATGTATACTGCTTGGCACAGTCACGCTATCGATTGCACAATCTTTTAGCAAAATGATGAAACCAAAACCAGCAATAGTATCCTATACTTTTCGAAAATCATTTGCCACGGATATGCCCGGCACTTTGGATTATATCAAATCGCTAGGCATTGACAGTATCGAATTTTCCAATTTGTTCAATCAAAATCCTCATGATATCCGCACGATGATCGATCGACGAGGAATCCGATGCACCAGTTTCGGAGTGTCTTATGAAGATATGATGAATAAAAGATCTACCGTCATCGAAAATGCTAAGATATTAGGCGCTTCTTTTGTGCGTGTAGCCTGGATACCCCACGACAAACCCTGGGACCTGGAAACTGCCAAAAAAACAGCCGCGATATTTAATGAAATCGGCAAATCACTCAAAGACGCAGGTTTGACCTTCTGTTATCACAATCATGGATATGAATTTGAGCCATATGCCGGTGGCACCTTGTACGATGTGCTGATGAAAGAGACCAACCCAGAATATGTATCATTCGAGATCGACATACTCTGGGCTTTCCATCCAGGTCAGGATCCGGCCAAACTGATTAAAAAATATTCAAATCGGTACAAACTGATGCATGTAAAAGATCTAAAAATCGGCATCAAAGGCGATCTGTCAGGCCATACTGCTACTGAAAACGATGTTACGCTTGGAACAGGCCAAATCAATCTCAAAAAAGTGATGAAGGCGGCTAAAAAGTCTTCTATAGAACATTTTTATATAGAAGATGAAAATGATAATTCCTGGACACAGGTTCCTCAGAGTATCGCATTTTTAAAAGGAAAATGATTGCTTGTTATTAATGGATAATTTTGTAGCAACATTTTAAAGATTATACCAGCTTTTTCTGTTTAATTTTATTGTTTTCAATCAATCAATTATATCAATGATTAAAAGAAGAAAAGCTTTAAGCAACATTGCCACCGGTTTCGGCGCTATGATCACCCTGCCGGCATGGGCTACAAGATGGAATAAAAGTACTTTGAAAGATTATGCTTTTTTATCTCCTGATGATGATGCACTCCTGGCTGCCATCGTGGATACCATCCTTCCAAAGACAGATACGCCCGGGGCGAAAGAATTGGGTGTACCTCAACTTATACAAAAAATAGTCAAGGATTGTTATGATCGACCTGCACAAAACACCATGAGTATGGGGCTGGTGGTTACTGATGCAGTCGCATTCTCCGAATATGGCAATTCTTTTGTTCATCTTTCATCTGATCAACAATTGGCTGTCTTAAATAAAATGTCAGCTTCAGAATATTCAGATCAAAAGAATTTTTTCAATATGATCAAACGCATGACCGTTGATGGGTATATGGGTTCTGAATATGTCATGACCAACATCACCAAATACGAAATGGCCCCCAATCGATATCATGGTTGCGTCCCTGTTTGATCCGGATTCTATTCAATTTGCTGACCAGCCTTCTTTTTAAACCTATCAATCATTCGACACATGCCAAATTTTAATATAGACTCTCAAAAGAAAAGAAAATATGATGCTATCGTTATCGGCTCCGGTATCAGCGGCGGTTGGTCTGCCAAAGAACTTACGGACCGTGGGATGAAGACACTCATGCTGGAGCGGGGTCGTGATGTCAAACACATCGTAGACTATCCGACTGCCACCTTACAACCCTGGGAGTTCGAGCATCGTCGTCAGTTACCCTTAGAAGTTCGCAAAGCTAATCCTGTCATATCCAAATGTTATGCTTTTTACGAAGGAACCACCCAGTTTTTTGTCAAAGACGAGGAGCATCCTTACGTTCAGGAAAAACCTTTTGATTGGATCAGGGGCTACCAGGTTGGAGGCAAATCATTGATGTGGGCTAGGATGACTCAAAGATGGAGTGATTACGACTATGATGGACCTTCCAGGGACGGATATGCAGTCGATTGGCCGATAAGATATGCCGATATCGCACCCTGGTACAGCCATGTTGAAAAATTTGCCGGTATCACTGGCAATAAAGATGGCCTCCCTACCTTGCCTGATGGTGAATTTCTTCCTGCTTATGAGCTATCCTGTGTAGAACAATATTTTAAAGACCAAATGGCTACGCACTACAAGGATCGATATGTGATCAGTGGTCGGACCGCGCATCTATCCCAACCACAGGATATACATTACAAACAAGGCCGTGCCAAATGTGTCCACAGGACGATTTGCGAAAGGGGCTGTCCCTATGGTGGTTATTTCAGTAGCAATGCCAGTACGATCCCCTGGGCGCTCAAGTCCGGCAAGCTCACCCTGAGGCCACACTCGGTAGTACATTCCATTATCTATGACGAGGAAAAAGGGACTGCCACGGGTGTGCGAGTCATCGACGCTAACACCATGGAAATGATGGAGTTTTATGCCAAAGTCATTTTTGTCAATGCAGCTGCGCTGAATAGCAATCTGATCCTACTCAATTCGACTTCCAATAGATTCCCTAATGGATTTGGCAATGATAGCGGAGTATTAGGTAAATATGTCGCTTTTCACAATTATCGCGCACGCATTTCTGCAGAATACGAAGGCCATCTGGATTCTACCACTGACGGCCGTAAGCCCAGTTCAGGTTATATCCCCAGGTTTAGAAATGTGTACAAACAAGAGACCGATTTTCTCAGAGGGTATGCATCTGGGTTTAGTGCTTCCAGAGGCGATTATAGGTCTAATGATGGAATAGGCACAGAACTCAAAGAAAATCTATCAAAATCCACTCCCGACAATCGATGGCGGGTAGGGTCAGGTATTATGGGTGAGACCATACCCAAGCAATCAAACTATGTAGCCCTCGATGAAACCAAAAAAGATCAATGGGGAATCCCCCAACTCAAGATATCCGTCGGTTATGATGACAATGATGAAAAAATGATCAAAGACTTTTTTGAGCAATTCACGGAGATGTATACCAAAGCCGGGTTTAAAAATATTCGCACCAGTGATAGCAAACAAGCTGCTGGACTGGACATCCATGAGATGGGCGGTGTACGGATGGGAAAAGACCCTAAGACCTCTATGCTCAACAAATGGCACCAGATCCATGCCTGCAAGAATGTATTTGTGACCGATGGTTCCTGCATGACTTCTACCTCTACTCAAAATCCATCATTAACCTATATGGCCTACTCCGCCAGGGCCGCTGACTTTGCTGTACAAGAATTGAAAAAGCGCAACCTGTAAGTTATGATACATTAGCAGTATTTTTGCTACTCAATCAATTACTTATGGATAACGAACACAGCCAGGACTTACTATCAGCATACAGTAAAAATCAACTGATCGGGGCAAGTGCCTGGGCCAGGATATTGGGTATCATAGGATTTGTTTTTGCCGGTTTATTAGTGTGTCTGGCACTTTTTGTGATGTCAGGCGGTATGGGATCTATCATGGGAGCCAACATGCCCGAAGGGGCCACGACGCAGATGCTTGGCAAATCAGGCATGGTCGTAGGCCTTTTATACTTATTGATCGCGGGCATCTATTTTTTGATGAGTTGGTGGACCTATAGATTTGGCACTGAAATCAAAAAAGGTATCATGCAAAATGACCCTGAAGAAGTAGGCTCTTCCTTTCACAACCTTAAAAACTATTTTCAAGCTTATGGCATTCTGACAATGATAGGAGTAGGTATCATGTTTTTATCTTTGCTTTCCGTCTTGATGATAGGTTTTTTTAATTAATGGCCTGGCCTTTCAAAGCCTGGTGTTTATTTATCATTTATTGATTCTGAATATTGGAGAAAAAAGCCTGGTTGAATAAAGGAAAATCATACTTTTCTGAAGTTTTATTGGAGACTGTATCGAGTGATTTCAGTACCAGTCTTTCCGTTTGCATGACACATGGACGATATCAACTCTACACCGATAAAGTGGTCTATAGCTATGAAGACCTGTATAAAAATTTTAAAATTACAGCTGATAAAATTGATTGGAAGGCATTCCGGCCCAAAAATATCCTGGTGCTAGGACTAGGCCTGGGATCAGTTATTCAGATCATCGAAAAGAAAAACAAACAACCACTTTTTTTCACAGCAGTAGATATTGATGAAGCAGTCCTATACCTGGTACAAAAGTATACAGCCTCAAAATTTAGATCTCCTATCGAATATATCCATGCAGATGCCCAGATATTTATAGCTCAAAATAATGTGAAGTATGACCTCATCCTATTCGACATCTTCATCGATGACCTGGTACCGCCAAAATTTGAGACCCTTGTAATAACTAAAAAGTTAGCTAGTGCACTGGCTCCGAATGGGCTGCTGCTGTATAATCGAATAGCCATTGAACCAGAGCATATTATGCGCAATATGGACTACTTTGACCGGGTCTTTAACAAGGTTTTCCCCCAGGCTGAGTTTGTCAATGTAAAGTATAATTGGGTCCTGGTGAGTGATGGAAGCAGGTTAAAGAAGGGCTTAATAGTATGACGGTTTTTACTGACGAGACTTAATAATTAATCAATTCCGAGCCCACAATTCCTTATTTTTGTTACCTCATGTTTACATTCAATATTTACCTCAAGTTTGCTACGATTGCTTTTTGTCTCTTTGGAGGGATTGCATTGGCTTTTGCATTTGGTTTTTGGTGGGCTTTCCCTTTTATCCTGACCGGGCTCCTGGTCCTGGTGAGTTATATCCTGCTGGGGACAGTCCAGTCTGCCGCACAACTCATGGAGAAAATGGATCTTGGGGGCAGTGAGAAACGACTTGGGCTCACTTTTTTCCCACAATGGTTGTACAAACCCAACAGATCTTATTTTTATATGATCAAAGGCTCGATAGCCGCACAGCGAAAAGATTATGACCAGGCAGAGACTTTACTGTTAAAATCCAAAGCTATTGGTCTACCCACCTCCAACGAAAAGGCGATGGTGGCTCTTCAATTGGCCAATTTTAGTGCCCTCAAAAATAAATGGAACCAGGCCCAGGTATATATGAAGGAAATCAAAGAATACAAAGTCACTGAGCCTACCATTAAAGAGCAGATCAAACAATTTGAAAAAGCAATGCAACAACGGGGGCAACAAAAACATCTTATGGGTGGTGATCCATCTATGATGCGTATGCGCCGACAAAGGAGGATTTAATTCTTATTTTCGAAGAATTCCTCAAATTCCAGGTTAAAATAACTCAAGTTTTAGTTGGCCACTTTTTGGTCCATCTCAAGAATCTGATTGATCTGTTCAGGTTTAAGATTTTTGCCGATAATTTTTCTTTCCTTATTCAGTACATAGATCTCCGGTGTATTATCGACAAAATATTTGCTATAGACAGACACATTGGTAGCGTCGAATACATTGGTCCATTGCTCCATATGGTAAGTCTTGACAAACTTTCGCCATTCTGCATCGGTCGTATTCACTGCTATAGTATAAAATTCTATTCCCCTGCTCTTCAGTTGGGGGTACATCTGCACCAATTTAGGTGTTTCAGCCTGGCAATGTTCACAATCAGTATGATAGAGGTAGACGATGATATAAGGGGATTTGATGCTGTAAATAGATTTGGGTTGTCCTTTGATATCATTAGCAGTGACATCCGCTGCCTGCTTATTCAACAAGCTTGCCTTCATCTCCCCTGCTCTTCGTCTGATATCCGCCAATTCTCCGGGTTTAAGCCAGATTGCATTTTCGGCAGTAAAAAACTTTTCTACAATATTTGAAAACACTGCCTCACCGTCCATTAAAGTAGTCTTGCCCGGTTCATATTTTAACAATAGCCAATTGCTCATGTATTTGAATATTTCCGGATTGGCCAATGATTTGGAAAGCAAAGCATCTGCATATTGTACTATAGAATCCTGATGCTGAGGCATTACATCTCCAAAAAACTGCTGCATTTTATTAGATAGGACCGGAGAGTACATCAATCTTTCTTCAGAAAAATCAACCTTGTCCCAATATTCTTTTCTAAAAAAATAAGCTTGCGTATTGAGATCTTTCTCCCCGGTAGCAAGCCTGATATCTTTGACCTCAGGATTTTGACCTGCATTTTTAAATTTAACGAAAAAAGAATTAGGGTGCGCTTTGGTCATTTCAGCCAGCTGAACTCTCCTGGCTGCGCGAAAATCTTCTACCATTTTTTTGAAAGAAATCACAGCAGGATCATTTTCAGGCTTTCCGTTGACCTGGACTTGCATAGTCCTCTGTTGATTATCTTGATGCTGCTGCAACTTAAAAGATTGGTACAGGAGGTCATTGTCTATCGAACCTGTCACTTGCATCGGCTGTATCAGATCACTCATGGTTGTCTTCAGGTCAAACTGCTGGTCATCACTCAATAATATTTGTATGTTTTGATTGTCAGGAAACAAAACATAATATAGCCCCTGATGCAGGCTGCTGTCCTGTTTTATTCGCAACTTTCCATTTTCGATTTTGAATGAATCTACAAAAAAGGTCTTATCCGTATAAGATCCTATGAGTTTTGCCCATCCAGGGGCAGCACCTTCTACTGTAATAGTTATATCACAGGTTTGTTTGACATTCGATTTCTCTGCATTATTGGCGCAAGCCCACAAAGAGAGCAAAAAAAATAGTGTCATGCCGGTTAAAGTCGATTTTTTTATTGTGGTCATATCATTAGGATAACTTGTTGGGTAGAATGGAAACACAAAAATAATGGAATTACAACGATATCATTTGACTACACTGCCATTTTCAGCGTGCTCGTTGGGTGCTATAAATTTTAGACCTCCATCGCCATTTTCTGATAATAAGATCATCCCATTAGATTCAATCCCCTTCATCTTTCGAGGTGCAAGGTTGGCTACTATGATGACTCTTTGACCAGGCAAATGAGCAGGATCAAAATGAAGCGCTATACCACTGACGATGGTCCTTTTTTCAAAACCAAGCTCTACCTCCAATTGCAGAAGTTTATCAGCCTTGGGCACTTTCTGAGCTGATAATATAGTACCGGCTCTTAAATCTATCTTATTAAAATCATCTATCGATATCGTTTCTTTTATAGGAATACTTTCGATTGGCGCTGGGGCAGCAAGCGCTTTTCCTCTATTGAGTTTAGATACTTGTGCTTCAATCAGGGCATCATCTATCCTTGTAAAAATATGGACAGGCTCCCCAATTTGATGACCTTCAGCGATGGGAAGTAGACCTTCTGCCAGGGTATCCAATAATTCGTTGAGTTCATTCTGGTCTTTCAAGAGAGGCAGATTCAATTGTGCACGCATTTTGTCCGAAGTAAATGGCATGAAGGGGCGTATAGCGACGCTGAGAGCAGTACATAACTGGGCACAATAGTTGAGCACCACTTTTGCGATCTCGGGTTCGGTTTTCTCCTTTTTCCAGGGTTCATTGGCCTGTAGTATAGAGTTGCCTGTACTAGATAGATCCATGAGACTTTTCAACGCATCTCGAAATTTAAATTCTCTGATGCTTTGATTTAGGTCCTGTATTCTGTCAAAAATGTTCAACAATTCCACTTCGTGAAAAGAATCAAAATCAGGGTCTTCCGTACCCACAAATCCTTTGTCTGGATCGAAACTGGGTATTTTACCCCCATAGTACTTATTGATCAAAACCATCACCCTATTAAAAAAATTTGCCAGGTTATTGACCAATTCGTTATTGCATGCATCCTGAAAGCCTTTCCAGGTAAATTCGCTATCTCTTTGTTCGGGCATATTCTTGATGAGATAGTACCTCATCAAATCTTCTTTGCCGGGCCATTCGTCCAGGTATTCATGGATCCACACCGCCCAATTGCGTGAAGTAGAGACTTTATCCCCTTCCAGGTTCATAAATTGATTGGCAGGTACATTGATAGGAAGGTTGTAACCGCCGTAGGCTTTAAGAATAACCGGAAAAATCAAACAATGAAAAACAATATTGTCTTTGCCAATAAAATGGATCAACGCCGTCTCCGGATCTTTCCAATACTGCTCCCAGTCCTTACCATGTTCATTGGCCCAGGCCTTGGTGGCACTAATGTATCCGATCGGTGCATCCAACCAGACATATAACTTCTTTCCTTGTGACCCCGGAATTTCATGAGGCACATCAATCCCCCATTCCAGGTCTCTGGTCATGGAACGGGGCTCAAGCCCACCATCTAACCAAGACTTACACTGTCCAAGGACATGTGGCTTCCATTCATTTGGATCGTGGTGTTCTACACCGTCGAGCTTGCCGGTCTCTATCCATTCTTTCAGCCATTCCTGGTGGTGATTTAATTGTAGGTACCAGTGTTTGGTTAGTTTTTTGATGGGTGTCGAGCCCGTCAGAGTCGAAACCGGATGGAGGAGATCTATTGGGCTCAAAGTAGATCCGCATCGCTCGCATTGATCGCCATACGCGTGCGGGTTACCACATTTTGGGCAGGTTCCGGATATATATCGATCTGCAAGAAACTGTCCGGCTTGTTCGTCAAAATATTGTTCACTTTCTATTTCCTGGAATTCACCTTTTTGGTAAAGGGTTCTGAAAAAATCCTGGCTGGTCTCATGGTGAATTGGCGCAGAAGTACGGTGATACATATCGAAGGAAATCCCAATGCGATGGAGCGTGGTTTTGAGCAACTCATGATATTGATCGATGATAGCCTGGGGAGTAGTATTTTCTTTTCTTGCTTTTACTGTGATCGCTGCTCCATGCTCGTCAGATCCACATACCCAAACGACTTCTTTGCCAGTGAGTCTAAGGAATCTAACAAAAATATCAGCGGGAAGATATGCTCCGGTAAGATGTCCTATATGCAGAGGTCCGTTGGCATAGGGCAATGCAGATGTGATGAGGTACCTTTTGATCTCCATGTTTCAAAGTGGGCAAAGGTAGGAAAATATGTAGCATGAAGGACTTCACCATGTATCATTCACTGGATATCTCTATTACAAAATCATTTTTTTTGATTATTTTTGGTTCAACGAATGAAGAAGGAAAGCATTTTTTGTATCCATATTTGTATGCCGCAAGGCATGCATTGATACCATATTACCCTGTCTCCTGCCAAATACTACCATTATTTTCTGACGGTTGAATCCAAATTTAGTCCTCCATAAAATTATTTATAAACCTTAATACAATTTTAAAAATTATGTCGAATTACAAATTTGAAACGCTACAATTGCATGCCGGCCAACAAGTAGACCCTACGACCAAAGCCCGGGCTGTGCCCATCTATCAAACCACCTCCTTTGGTTTTGACAATTCTGAGCATGCTGCCAATCTGTTCGGCTTGAGACAATTTGGCAATATTTATACTCGTATCATGAACCCCACCTCCGATGTATTTGAGCAGAGGATGGCTGCACTCGAAGGAGGCGTTGCTGCCCTGGCGGTAGGCTCTGGACAAGCAGCCCAATTTATCGCTTTGAATAATATTTTACAGGCTGGGGACAATTTTATTTCTACCAGTTATCTATATGGTGGCACTTACAATCAGTTTAAGGTAGCCTTTAAACGCTTGGGTATTGACGCAAGATTTGGAGATGGTGACAATGTCGACAGTTTCGAAAAACTAATAGATGCCAATACCAAAGCAATCTACCTGGAGACCATCGGCAATCCGAGATTAAACATTCCTGACTTTGAAAAATTTGCAGCCCTTTGTAAAAAATATGATATCCCCTTAGTCGTAGACAATACTTTTGGAGCAGGTGGCTTCCTGTGTCAACCTATTAAACATGGCGCCAATGTAGTCGTCCACTCAGCGACCAAATGGATTGGAGGTCATGGGACCAGTATCGGCGGGGTAATCATAGATGCTGGCAATTTTAATTGGGGCAATGGCAAATTCCCACAATTTACTGAGCCAAGTGAAGGATATCATGGCATGAAATTCTGGGAGATCTTTGGCGAAGGCAATCCACTTGGTATGCCCAACATCGCTTTTATCATTCGAGCCCGAGTCGAGGGACTTCGAGATTTTGGTCCAGCCCTCGCCCCATTCAATTCCTTTTTGTTTTTACAAGGGTTGGAGACATTGAGTTTAAGGGTAGAAAGACACGTACAAAATGCAATGAACCTGGCTACCTGGCTCCAGGGCAATGATAAAGTTGAATTTGTTTGGTATCCTGGATTGGCTGATAGTCCTCATCACCAGTTGGCGAAAAAATATTTACAAAATGGATTTGGTGGCATCTTACAGTTTGGTATCAAAGGTGGTGTCGAAAATGGGAAAAAATTCATTGATTCATTGAAGTTAATCAGCCATTTGGCCAATGTCGGGGATGCCAAATCCTTAGCCATTCACCCTGCCTCTACAACGCACGAACAACTCTCGGACAGCGAGCGGGCTTCTGCAGGTGTATTGGACAATCTGATACGTATCAGCGTCGGCTTAGAACATATTGATGATATAAAAGCTGACTTTGTTCAGGCTTTTGAACAGGTGTTCGCTGCTGGATAAAGTTATTTTATTGCCTTGCAAAGGTCACCTGCCATTTGGTTAGGTGACCTTTTTTTCTTATAATTATGAGTCTTATATTGTCAAAGAGCACTCACCTTGAAACCAGTAATCCGATATCCAAGCCCTTATAAAAAAATTCGCACTCCGATTTTATTTTTTGGTACGATTCTGACCATTGGAATCGTAGGTTATATGATCATCGAAAAATACAATTTCTCAGAAGGTCTTTATATGACCATCATCACCCTATCTACGGTTGGATTTGGTGAGGTAAAACCCCTCAGTGACCTTGGTCGTATGTTTACAGTCGTTTTGATTATACTCAATATCGGCGCGATCACTTATTTCCTTACTTTGATGTCTCAGTACATTTTTGAAGGCCATTTTTTTAGAGATTATAAACTGCATAATATGGAAAAACAATTGCAAAAAATATCAAACCATGTCATTGTGTGCGGTTATGGTAGAAATGGTCAGTCAGCTATAGAGGTCCTGCAATCCAACCATATACCATTTATCGTCATTGATAAAGAATCTAAAACAGCAGAAAGTAATACCTTGATTCCATATATGGTTCAGGGCGATGCTACCACTGAAAAGGCTTTGTTGGAGGCGGGGATTATGCGAGCTAAAGCCCTGATTTCTACCCTGCCTGAAGATGCAGACAATGTATTTTGTATCCTTACTGCCAAAGAATTAAATCCAAATATCCTCATCATTAGCAGGGCCTCCCATGACACCTCTATCAGCAAATTAAAACATGCCGGGGCTCATAATGTGATCATGCCTGACAAAATAGGTGGCGTGCACATGGCTCAACTTGTGAGCCACCCCGATTTAAAAGAGTTCCTTGACATCCTGGCTTTTCAAAACAAACAAGAGTCCAGCCTGGTAGAACTTATTGTGACAAAACAATATTTCTGCGACAAAGCAGAAATATTAAAATCTTATAAAGTGCTGGTGCTTGGAATAAAAAATATTGAACAGCAATATGATTTATCAACCGAAAATTTAGAATTGCTGCCGGGATATAGAATAATTGTTTTGGGCAAACAACCTGATATAGAAAAGTTAGAATTTCAAATCACCTAGATTCTGTAAAGTTATGAACAGAATGAATCAACCTAAGACCTCACAAACATTATTGTTTTTATGTGGATTGATCTTGTTATTGATGTCCGTCACCAGCCAGGGATATTTCCATTGGGACGAACATTTTCAATTACTTGAATTTGCCAATTACAAGTCAGGGCTTGCCAAACCTGAAGGCCTTGCATGGGAGTTTCACGAGCAAATCAGGCCTGGATTGCAGCCATTCATAGCTTATACCATCATGAGCTTGAACAGGGTGCTTGGGATACAGGATCCATTCTTTATCGCATTTATATTACGCCTTTTATCAGGTATAATGAGCTTGATGGTTATCATACTTTATACAAGATTAATAATAAAAGAGCTCCCATCTTCTAAGTCGGTTAAAACCATCTTTATCAGCCTTGCTGGTTTTTTATGGTTTTGTCCCTTTTTGCTCGTAAGATTTTCTTCTGAAAACTGGAGCTCATTGTTCTTTTTCGGAGGTATATATTTTTTAATGAATTCCTTAGCCAACTCTAATACCAATAGGTTCTTTCCAATTTTTATGGCTGGTCTATTATTGAGTCTTGCTTTCCAATTCAGATTTCAAATAGCTTTTGCAGGTCTGGGTATAGTTGCATGGTTGATTAATAATAAATCGCTGAAATTAAAAGGGTGGAGTTATTTGAGTGTCGGAGCATTGTTGGGGTTGATCATTGGCTTTCTATGCGATTATTGGCTGTATGGTAGCTGGCAACTCACCTCCTTAAAGTATTTTGACTCAAATGTTATTAAAGGCATAGCTTCAAGTTTTGGGATTTCGCCTTGGTACGCCTATTTTCCTCTTGTTTTCAATGCATTAGGCCCTGTCTTAAATATTGTTCTGATTGCTTTTTTCATGATTGGCCTTTTTTCCAATCGAAAGCACTTCATGGTATGGATCATAATTCCTTTTGTGGTTGCTCATCTTGTGACCAGCCACAAAGAGCTCAGATTCATGTTTCCAATGCTGATTCCTTTCCTTTATTTAATCACCCTTGGAGCTGAAAAAACATTTTCCCTAATTAAACTCAATTTGCCTGTAAAGTTGGTAATGGGCAGTATCTGTATATTTAATTTATTTTTATTGGTGGTAAGAATAATGGGACCGGCTAACCCTCATATACTTTATTACCGATATATCTTTAATCAAACCAAGTCGGCCAAGCCAGTCGTGATATTTT encodes:
- a CDS encoding O-acetylhomoserine aminocarboxypropyltransferase/cysteine synthase, with product MSNYKFETLQLHAGQQVDPTTKARAVPIYQTTSFGFDNSEHAANLFGLRQFGNIYTRIMNPTSDVFEQRMAALEGGVAALAVGSGQAAQFIALNNILQAGDNFISTSYLYGGTYNQFKVAFKRLGIDARFGDGDNVDSFEKLIDANTKAIYLETIGNPRLNIPDFEKFAALCKKYDIPLVVDNTFGAGGFLCQPIKHGANVVVHSATKWIGGHGTSIGGVIIDAGNFNWGNGKFPQFTEPSEGYHGMKFWEIFGEGNPLGMPNIAFIIRARVEGLRDFGPALAPFNSFLFLQGLETLSLRVERHVQNAMNLATWLQGNDKVEFVWYPGLADSPHHQLAKKYLQNGFGGILQFGIKGGVENGKKFIDSLKLISHLANVGDAKSLAIHPASTTHEQLSDSERASAGVLDNLIRISVGLEHIDDIKADFVQAFEQVFAAG
- a CDS encoding potassium channel family protein, with product MKPVIRYPSPYKKIRTPILFFGTILTIGIVGYMIIEKYNFSEGLYMTIITLSTVGFGEVKPLSDLGRMFTVVLIILNIGAITYFLTLMSQYIFEGHFFRDYKLHNMEKQLQKISNHVIVCGYGRNGQSAIEVLQSNHIPFIVIDKESKTAESNTLIPYMVQGDATTEKALLEAGIMRAKALISTLPEDADNVFCILTAKELNPNILIISRASHDTSISKLKHAGAHNVIMPDKIGGVHMAQLVSHPDLKEFLDILAFQNKQESSLVELIVTKQYFCDKAEILKSYKVLVLGIKNIEQQYDLSTENLELLPGYRIIVLGKQPDIEKLEFQIT
- the metG gene encoding methionine--tRNA ligase; this encodes MEIKRYLITSALPYANGPLHIGHLTGAYLPADIFVRFLRLTGKEVVWVCGSDEHGAAITVKARKENTTPQAIIDQYHELLKTTLHRIGISFDMYHRTSAPIHHETSQDFFRTLYQKGEFQEIESEQYFDEQAGQFLADRYISGTCPKCGNPHAYGDQCERCGSTLSPIDLLHPVSTLTGSTPIKKLTKHWYLQLNHHQEWLKEWIETGKLDGVEHHDPNEWKPHVLGQCKSWLDGGLEPRSMTRDLEWGIDVPHEIPGSQGKKLYVWLDAPIGYISATKAWANEHGKDWEQYWKDPETALIHFIGKDNIVFHCLIFPVILKAYGGYNLPINVPANQFMNLEGDKVSTSRNWAVWIHEYLDEWPGKEDLMRYYLIKNMPEQRDSEFTWKGFQDACNNELVNNLANFFNRVMVLINKYYGGKIPSFDPDKGFVGTEDPDFDSFHEVELLNIFDRIQDLNQSIREFKFRDALKSLMDLSSTGNSILQANEPWKKEKTEPEIAKVVLNYCAQLCTALSVAIRPFMPFTSDKMRAQLNLPLLKDQNELNELLDTLAEGLLPIAEGHQIGEPVHIFTRIDDALIEAQVSKLNRGKALAAPAPIESIPIKETISIDDFNKIDLRAGTILSAQKVPKADKLLQLEVELGFEKRTIVSGIALHFDPAHLPGQRVIIVANLAPRKMKGIESNGMILLSENGDGGLKFIAPNEHAENGSVVK